Within Oleidesulfovibrio alaskensis DSM 16109, the genomic segment CTTCAATGACTGGTTCTATAATAATCTCGCCGATCCGGTCTGGCGCGGGTACGCTTATGTCACCCCCAGCGAACTGAGAACCGGTGCCGACAACTTTTTCCGCAACCTCGCCTACCCTGTCCGGTTCATCAACTGCATTCTGCAGGGCAAATTTGTGGCTGCCGGAGTGGAAACATCGCGGTTCATTGTCGACAGCACCATCGGCGTGGGCGGTCTCATGCAGCCCTCACGCGCCAAGAAGCCCCTTGTAGAACCCGACAGAGAAGACTTCGGGCAAACCTTGGGATATTGGGGAGTCGGTGAAGGTTTCTACATCGTATGGCCATTTCTGGGACCATCGACGCTGCGAGACAGTGGCGGTCTGGTGGCCGATGCCGTCACTCACCCGCTGTACTATGTTACGCCCATGTGGCACGGATTTGCTCTGGCAGGGTACGATCAGCTGAACAAGTTCGGCGGCGTATATGACAACTACATGGCCATCAAGGCACCTGCGCTGGCCCCCTACACCGCCATACGCGATGCATATATCCAGACGCGGCGAAGCCGCATTGCGCGGTAAAAAACAGCATCACAGGGGCGCTCAGGCGCCCCTTTTTCATGACCTGTTTTTTTCCGGCCGCGCAACGCGGGCTTGTCCGCATGCGCCGTAAACCTGTCTGCCCTGCTGTCCCTACCGTACCCGTACCTGAAAAAACGCCCCGCAGCCGGACAACCGGCTGCGGGGCAATACAAAAAATCGCAGGGGCACTGCCCCTGCGACCCTGCCCTGCGCTTTTCTCTTCCCCGCCGGTACACACGGCCTCAATGTAAAATTTTCCTGCACACTTCCGGTCCCGTATTGTCCCGCAAACAGAGAGAACTCGGCTCACATCTGTCAGGCCCTGCCAGCAAGCTGCCCCGCACCGCACCCCACGCGCACCCGCTGCTGCCGGAACATCACAAATATTTCGTTTCCGCAGCCGGTCCACAGCGCACGGGCACACAGGGATTACCGGTCCGGACACTACCGCAAACGTACTTCCTGCTGTGGTGTTTTCTTCTCGCCCGATGTCCGGTGCTGCGGCGTGTTGCGGCAAAAAGCCATGCGGTCCGAGCCATAACGCCATGAAAAGCACACC encodes:
- a CDS encoding MlaA family lipoprotein; this translates as MKRGVFTGLAAIMLLAAVCTAQAAPVSQGELVTPERLEKAQMAPDARDAALAQQEEEFLLVLNRDNIDPEFEDYGTETSSVHVADPIEGWNRFWFGFNDWFYNNLADPVWRGYAYVTPSELRTGADNFFRNLAYPVRFINCILQGKFVAAGVETSRFIVDSTIGVGGLMQPSRAKKPLVEPDREDFGQTLGYWGVGEGFYIVWPFLGPSTLRDSGGLVADAVTHPLYYVTPMWHGFALAGYDQLNKFGGVYDNYMAIKAPALAPYTAIRDAYIQTRRSRIAR